Proteins from one Archocentrus centrarchus isolate MPI-CPG fArcCen1 chromosome 8, fArcCen1, whole genome shotgun sequence genomic window:
- the pik3r6b gene encoding phosphoinositide 3-kinase regulatory subunit 6, whose protein sequence is MVDPTAEETLSSTFESSLCDDVQDLFNDMNSQKGMLAWSLQRKVEDNPSCSVSLIPILVKKLEEMLTKVSKSHEKETYMPIIPVLHTLYYVVIQSGVTLHKSLYQNLYECLVKLLILPSPYSTVALHTLRSIKMEMTAPGSLYLKRVIAEQNMKNEHFAMREKVFVLADPAVFSAPLEATVKAYLNVASWLRNTQTMEKTVLFHVLQTGLEMTCQSSRLAQALEVLEDHVVKEYFQDVVQAVNQCLNDGPGGRGHYLNQLKQINKSILAASNKEIINGGEGPVYSTTMPLPEIKFLTWKDEAILWDLLAEFTLNSGSKRLSRDSGIMKNLKVPDSDDTKQHPDRSPKQQERRNAWRKRQSLDQLFLMTEKIEVGTGNASLRKEERSCTARVVIMGNDCTLGRLTRAYYAIREKESKRNMLTKKLDLQLYYIPVSGVEPSLSSPDDSRLSLASCLDRVDPWYSVNISSLGAAIPTLPELPPVYNKPSELSLYLLDTMCYYLRCGTQPVNLPVYSVKMTPCNSDATSVEELFVSHLEADIPEFRHLKDQHLKEPSVRQKKSSAELFGVVLSVSYTKTSMSKRNVKGEAAMTWRVVITSEPAASASGENYLIARFDSLNPAYNTKIQTQNISIKTMEHRTLCVCLDKDPSRTYTDIQRIEISPCLDPGCNIRSRRSIGNEQELPFNKYLDKVLSVPINTFSGVTI, encoded by the exons ATGGTCGATCCCACAG CCGAAGAGACTCTCTCCTCCACGTTCGAATCCAGCCTCTGCGATGATGTCCAGGATCTTTTCAACGACATGAACAGCCAGAAAG GAATGCTAGCATGGAGCCTCCAAAGGAAGGTAGAAGACAATCCTTCCTGCAGTGTTTCATTAATCCCAATTCTGGTCAAAAAGCTGGAGGAGATGCTAACAAAGGTTTCTAAG AGCCATGAGAAAGAAACCTACATGCCTATCATCCCAGTGCTGCACACTCTCTACTATGTGGTCATTCAG TCGGGTGTTACGCTTCATAAAAGCCTTTATCAGAACTTGTATGAGTGTTTGGTGAAACTGCTGATCCTGCCGTCGCCGTACTCCACTGTGGCTCTGCACACTCTGAGGAGCATCAAGATGGAAATGACTGCACCAG GATCTCTGTATCTGAAGAGAGTCATTGcagagcaaaatatgaagaatgaGCATTTTGCCATGCGGGAAAA AGTGTTTGTGCTTGCAGACCCAGCTGTGTTTTCTGCTCCACTGGAAGCTACAGTTAAAGCGTACCTGAACGTGGCGAGCTggctcagaaacacacaaactatGGAGAAAACTGTGCTTTTCCATGTGCTACAGACGGGGTTAGAAATGACCTGCCAAAGCTCCAGACTGGCTCAAGCTCTTGAG GTTTTAGAGGACCATGTTGTGAAGGAATATTTCCAGGATGTGGTTCAAGCTGTGAACCAGTGTTTAAATGATGGTCCGGGTGGTCGTGGGCACTATCTGAACCAACTGAAGCAGATAAACAAAAGCATCCTGGCTGCCTCTAACAAAG AAATCATAAATGGTGGTGAAGGCCCTGTGTACAGCACTACAATGCCTTTACCAGAGATTAAGTTCCTCACGTGGAAAGATGAAGCGATACTAT GGGATCTGTTGGCAGAGTTCACCCTAAATTCTGGCTCAAAAAGGCTCTCAAGAGACAGTGGAATAATGAAAAATCTAAAGGTGCCTGACTCAGATGATACAAAGCAGCATCCTGACAGATCTCCAAAGCAACAAGAACGGAGAAATGCCTGGAGGAAAAGACAGTCTTTAGACCAGCTGTTTCTAATGACGGAGAAGATTGAAGTGGGTACTGGAAACGCCTCTCTACGAAAAGAGGAGCGAAGTTGCACGGCTCGAGTGGTGATAATGGGCAACGACTGTACGCTGGGAAGGCTCACCAGGGCTTATTATGCCATACG CGAGAAAGAGTCCAAACGTAATATGTTGACCAAGAAACTTGACCTGCAGTTGTACTACATCCCGGTCTCTGGTGTGGAGCCTTCACTGAGTTCACCT GATGACAGCAGATTGTCTTTGGCCTCCTGTTTGGACAGAGTGGATCCATGGTACAGTGTCAACATTAGCAGTCTGGGAGCTGCAATCCCCACGCTACCTGAATTG CCTCCTGTTTACAATAAACCATCAGAGCTGAGCCTTTACCTGTTGGACACCATGTGTTACTACCTGCGCTGCGGGACACAGCCAGTTAACCTCCCGGTCTATTCAGTTAAG ATGACCCCTTGCAACTCTGATGCAACCTCAGTGGAGGAGCTGTTTGTGTCCCATCTGGAGGCCGACATCCCAGAGTTCAGACACCTTAAAGACCAGCATTTGA AGGAACCCTCTGTGCGTCAAAAGAAGTCATCTGCGGAACTCTTTGGAGTGGTTCTCTCAGTCAGTTACACAAAG ACCTCGATGAGCAAAAGAAATGTTAAAGGAGAGGCGGCTATGACATGGCGTGTGGTGATTACATCAGAGCCAGCAGCTTCAGCGTCAG ggGAGAATTACCTGATAGCAAGATTTGACAGTTTGAACCCAGCATACAACACA AAAATCCAAACTCAAAACATCAGCATCAAGACAATGGAGCATcgaacactgtgtgtgtgtctggacaAGGACCCTAGCAGGACATACACTGATATCCAAAG AATAGAAATCTCTCCGTGCTTGGACCCAGGATGCAACATTCGATCCAGGCGCAGCATCGGCAACGAGCAAGAGCTGCCGTTTAACAAGTATCTGGACAAAGTCCTGTCAGTGCC